The following are encoded in a window of Etheostoma cragini isolate CJK2018 chromosome 7, CSU_Ecrag_1.0, whole genome shotgun sequence genomic DNA:
- the LOC117947433 gene encoding NLR family CARD domain-containing protein 3-like isoform X2, whose amino-acid sequence MSVCGKDEEGREESPVSRCLSVKSDHSKDIPLAFSKDPGLLSTKPELSVCGKDEEGRAESPVSSCLSVKSDHSKDIPLAFSNEPGLLDTKERKRLRGVIEEQLACCALCQDVLKDPQSIACGHYFCWVCTASNLERCESTGDSACPQCRKSFRKRLKLQTPGQGSTEPITGSWQEGLDNHKIRHRRRSEFAIEGTAEAGPQTRLSRIYTELYILEGQCEGVNIQHEVWQLETISKMENLNDTPIKCHNIFKVLPGQKGLIRVVLTNGIAGIGKTFLVQKFILDWSEGLENQDVSFVFPLSFRELNLIKEKQYSLLKLLHDFDPTLHMVTAESLALCKVLFIFDGLDESRLLLDFQNNEVVSEVTQTSSVNLLLTNLIKGNLLPSAFLWITSRPAAANQIPPSYVDRITEVRGFSDTQKEEYFRRRFDDDSMSGRIFSHMKASRSLYIMCHIPVFCWITATVLEHMMITDKKELPKSLTEMYSHFLLVQSKRKTQKYDKGDEMTQQELMHTTEALRKLGRLAFEHLEKGNIIFYQEDLERCGLDVEEALVFSGLCTQIFKREHVLFQKTIYCFVHLSIQEFLAAVYMIDCYLNKNIEVLATFLGEDWERKSSDPGLDNFLNRVVEKSLHSVNGHLDLFVRFLHGLLLESNRGLLGGLLGWTSSSPESIQNAINNLKKMNAYDISPDRSINVFHCLMEMNDHSVHQEIQEFLQSGNRSEKKLTKTHCSALAYMLQMSEDVLEGLDLKKYNATGDGRRRLLQAVRNCRDARLSGCGFSEKHCEVLSSALMSNPSHLRELDLSENDYLLDSGVKLLSVGLGSQNCRLKILRLKNCSLSDGCCDSLASALKSTSSSLRELDLSNNNYLKDSGVTLLSTGLESPHCRLETLRLRSCRVTDESCPSLVSALKSNPSYLKELDLRENKLQESGEKLLSDFLESPHCSLETLKMEQME is encoded by the exons ATGAGTGTTTGTGGGAAGGACGAGGAGGGCAGAGAAGAGTCTCCAGTATCCAGATGTCTGTCTGTGAAGAGTGACCACTCCAAAGATATTCCTCTTGCCTTCAGTAAGGATCCTGGACTATTGTCCACAAA ACCAGAGCTGAGTGTTTGTGGGAAGGACGAGGAGGGCAGAGCAGAGTCTCCAGTAtccagctgtctgtctgtgaagAGTGACCACTCCAAAGATATTCCTCTTGCCTTCAGTAATGAACCTGGACTATTGGACACAAA GGAGAGGAAAAGGCTGAGGGGTGTTATTGAGGAGCAGCTGGCATGCTGTGCTTTGTGCCAGGACGTCCTGAAGGATCCACAGTCTATTGCCTGTGGACACTACTTCTGCTGGGTATGCACTGCGTCAAACTTGGAACGATGTGAATCAACAGGAGACTCCGCCTGTCCCCAATGTAGAAAAAGTTTTAGAAAACGTCTTAAACTTCAGACACCCGGTCAAGGCAGCACTGAACCAA TTACTGGTAGTTGGCAGGAGGGTTTGGACAATCATAAGATTCGTCACAGAAGAAGATCTGAATTTGCAATAGAAGGAACTGCTGAAGCAGGACCTCAAACCCGCCTATCTAGGATCTACACTGAGCTGTATATCCTTGAAGGACAGTGCGAAGGAGTTAATATCCAACATGAAGTGTGGCAACTTGAGACAATATCCAAAATGGAGAACCTTAATGACACTCCAATCAAATGTCACAACATCTTTAAGGTCTTACCTGGCCAAAAAGGATTAATCAGAGTAGTTCTGACAAATGGCATTGCTGGCATCGGAAAAACATTCTTAGTGCAGAAGTTTATTCTCGACTGGTCAGAGGGCCTGGAAAATCAAGATGTCAGCTTTGTGTTTCCGCTTTCGTTCCGGGAGCTGAACTTGATCAAAGAGAAGCAGTACAGTCTTCTCAAGCTACTACATGATTTTGATCCAACACTACACATGGTCACAGCAGAAAGTCTTGCTCTCTGTAAAGTTTTGTTCATCTTTGATGGCCTTGACGAAAGCAGACTTTTGTTGGATTTCCAGAACAATGAGGTTGTGTCAGAAGTCACACAGACATCATCAGTCAACTTACTGTTGACGAACCTTATCAAGGGGAATCTGCTTCCCTCTGCTTTCCTTTGGATAACTTCCAGACCTGCAGCAGCAAATCAGATCCCCCCTTCATATGTTGATAGGATAACAGAAGTGCGAGGATTCAGTGACACTCAGAAGGAGGAGTACTTCAGGAGAAGATTTGATGATGATTCAATGTCTGGCAGAATCTTCTCACACATGAAGGCATCCAGGAGCCTCTACATTATGTGTCACATACCAGTTTTCTGTTGGATCACTGCGACAGTTCTGGAGCACATGATGATTACAGACAAAAAAGAGCTCCCCAAGTCTCTGACTGAGATGTACTCACACTTTCTGCTGGTCCAGTccaagagaaagacacagaagtACGACAAAGGAGATGAGATGACACAACAGGAGCTAATGCACACTACGGAAGCCCTTCGGAAGTTGGGGAGACTTGCGTTTGAACATCTGGAAAAAGGGAATATCATCTTCTACCAAGAGGACCTGGAGAGATGTGGTCTTGATGTCGAAGAAGCCTTAGTtttctcaggactgtgcacaCAGATCTTCAAAAGAGAACATGTGCTTTTTCAGAAAACTATTTACTGCTTTGTTCATTTAAGTATTCAGGAGTTTCTTGCTGCTGTCTACATGATTGACTGTTACCTGAACAAGAACATTGAAGTACTGGCAACTTTCTTGGGAGAAGACTGGGAAAGAAAAAGCAGTGACCCAGGTCTGGATAACTTCCTCAATCGAGTTGTGGAAAAATCCCTTCACAGTGTAAATGGCCACCTGGACCTCTTTGTTCGCTTCCTTCATGGCCTGTTATTGGAGTCCAACCGTGGTCTCTTAGGAGGTCTGCTGGGCTGGACATCGAGCAGTCCAGAAAGCATCCAGAATGCAATAAACAACCTGAAGAAGATGAATGCTTATGATATCTCACCTGACAGAAGTATCAATGTCTTCCACTGTTTGATGGAGATGAATGACCACTCGGTGCACCAGGAGATTCAAGAGTTCCTGCAGTCAGGCAACAGATCTGAGAAGAAACTCACCAAGACCCATTGCTCAGCTCTTGCCTACATGCTGCAGATGTCAGAAGATGTTCTAGAGGGGTTGGACCTGAAGAAGTACAATGCTACAGGTGATGGAAGACGGAGACTGCTCCAAGCTGTAAGAAACTGCAGAGACGCTCG ACTCTCTGGCTGTGGATTCTCTGAGAAGCATTGTGAAGTTCTGTCCTCAGCATTGATGTCCAACCCTTCCCATCTGCGGGAGCTGGACCTGAGTGAAAATGACTATCTGCTGGATTCAGGAGTGAAGCTGTTGTCTGTCGGATTGGGGAGTCAAAACTGCAGATTGAAGATACTAAG ATTGAAGAACTGCAGTTTGTCAGACGGTTGTTGTGATTCACTGGCATCAGCGCTGAAGTCCACCTCCTCCAGtttgagagagctggacctaaGTAACAACAACTATCTTAAGGATTCAGGGGTGACGCTGTTGTCTACTGGCCTTGAGAGTCCACACTGTAGACTTGAGACTCTGAG